The genomic DNA GAGCGGGTGAGCGGAGTCGAACCGCCTTCTCAATCTTGGCAAGATTGCATAATAACCGTTATACTACACCCGCTTAAATTCTTGTTGATATAATTTTATCCAAGTAAAAATTTTTTCTTTCAACTCTCTACTTGCGACATAAATTATACAAATACCATTAGTGAGTCGCCGTGTTGGATGTTTGCCTTGAATAAAGCTCGTTTTTATAAATTGAGCCTGCGGAATGCCAGAGATTTTACTCCAAAAATTTTTACAGATTTCATCGTTTAAATCTGGATAAAGAATAATGTGGATTCTTATTTTTTCTTTCGATATTTGACAGATTTTTTGAAGAAAACTAGAAAAAATTTTAATCATTTCTGGGTCAGTATTTGATAGCCTGATCATACAATTTTCTATTTTACTATCTCCTTCGCCCCAATATAGCATTAGTCCAGCAAGAAACAGGGGGTTGCTTTTTAATTGCGGAAATTCTTTCTCAGCTTGTTGACGACACTGTTTATACCATGTCTCTAATTTTTTCTTTCTCGCTTTATTCATTATTCGGATTTTTTTCCCAATCAATGCTCTATTTTTTTCTATGAGTCCTTGTTTGATTTGTTCTGACCACGGATTATTCTTAAGCCAACCAGATAAGGTGCTTTTAGGAATCCCCAATTCTTTACTAATCGCATTGTAACTTTTACCCCTTTTTCTGAGTTGTAAAACCAAATGTTTATCGTTGCGCATATAATTGAACTATTGTCTCTATTGTTTTTATTATACCATAATAGTTCAATTATTAAAGAGTAAATTACATGTAATCTTATGCCGCGGGCCAGACTTGCACTGGCTACCTCATCTTTTTCAGAGATGCGCTCTACTACATGAGCTACCGCGGCAAGTACCATATTTAATTATAAAATATAAACTGTGGACGGTATAGGATTTGAACCTATAGCCCCCGCGATGTAAACGCGATGCTCTGCCGTTGAGCTACGCGCCCATTTGGTGCGCGGGAGAGGACTTGAACCTCCACGTCCATAAGGACACTAGCACCTCAAGCTAGCCTGGCTACCATTACAGCACCCGCGCTCAAATTATCTTTCTGTTTTTTCCTTTTCTGGTTTTTCTTCAACCGCGTCTTTGATAAACTCCCCTTTTTTTAATTTTGCCCTTTTCCCTTTGGCTTTTCTCAAATAATAAAGTTTTGCCCTTCTAACTTTTCCCCTTTTTAAAATTTCTATTTTTTCAATTAGCGGTGAATGAAGGGGGAAAATTTTTTCGCAACCAATTCCTGAAATTACTTTTCTGACCGTAATTGTTGCTCCAATTTCTTTTCCGTGTTTTCTGGCTAAAACCATTCCCTCAAAAACCTGAACTTTTTCTTTTCTCTCAACCGACAAATCTTTTTTCTTGCCTGCCACAGCTTTAACAAAAACAGGAATTTTTTGGTAAACTTTAACCGTATCACCCGGTCGAATATCGGCTAAATTAATTTTTGATTGCAATTTGATAAATGTTTCCAATTTGGTCTTCATATATTTATTTTCAGTTTTTTAAATTTAAATTTTTTAATATTTTTTGTAAATCTTCCGGCAATTCCGATTTAAATTCTTTTTCTTGATTGTTCGGCAATTTAATTTTCAAATAACAGGCGTGTAAAAATTGCCTTTTTAGTCCTTGTGGCCGGAGTTGATTTTTGAAACTATATAAATTATCTCCGGCAATCGGATGGCCGAGATAAGAAAAATGAGTTCTGATTTGATGCTTTCGGCCGGTTTTGGGCTCAACCTCAATTAAATCGTAATCTTTAAACCTTTGCAATGTTTGATATTTGGTAATAGCAATTCTTTTGCCTTGAGAGCCGGGTTCGTGAGGCAGATATATTTTTTGTTTTTTTCTATTGCCGGCTGACCGGCCGATTAAAGATTCGGTTGCCCCCTTCTTATTTTTAAGATTGCCGATTACTAAAGCCAGATATTTTTTTTCTACTTTTCTTTCCTGAAACTGTTTTTGCAAAAATTCCAAAGTTTTATCATTTTTGGCTACTAAAAGAATTCCCGAAGTTTCTTTATCCAAACGGTGAACTCTCTTTTCAAAAACGTCAGAATTTATTCCGGCCGGCTTGTCTATTACCAATAAATCATCATCTTCATAAATAACTTTTAACCCTTCATTTGGCATTTTAAATTTCTTTTGTGGGCACTGAGGGATTTGAACCCACGACCTCTTCGATGTCAACGAAGCGCTCACTCCAGGCTGAGCTAAGTGCCCAGATTATGGTGCGCGTGGAAGGAATCGGACCCTCTACTTCCTCTTTATAAGAGAGGCGTTCTACCAATGAACTACACGCGCTTAATTTTTACTCCGACTGATTTCCTCCTTTTTGACAGCGGTTTGACTATTTCTGATTTTTTAATACCTATTAATTTTTCAAATTCTTCTTTTTCAATTGTCTCTTTTTCAATTAAAATTCGGGCAATTTTTTCTAACAAATTTCTTTTTTTAGTTAAAATTTCGGTTGCTTTTTTCCGACCATCGTTAATAAATTTTTCAACCTCATTATCTATTTGGGTGGCTACTTTTTCCGAGTAATTTCTTTGTTCGGAAAGTTCGCGGCCCAAAAAAACCAATTCTTCTCTCTCTCCAAAAGAAATAGGTCCTAAGGAAGACATACCGTATTCTTTAACTAATTTCCGAGCCAATTTTGAAGCTATCTCCAAATCATTAGCCGCGCCAGTAGTAATTTCATCAAATTTTATTTTTTCGGCGCAATAACCACCCAACAAGGTGGCTATTTCAACTAAAAATTCGGTTTTGGTTTTAATTTTCTTTTCGTTGGTTGGCATTTTTAAAACATAGCCGGCCGCCATTCCCCGGGCAACAATGGAAATTTTTCTTATTTGTTCGGTTTCTGGCAAGGACGAGGCGACTAAGGCATGGCCGGCTTCATGGAAAGCGGCAATTTCCTTTTCTTTTTTTGATAAAATATGAGATTTTCTTTCCGGTCCCAACAAAACCTTTTCAATTGATTCTAAAAATTCTTCCTGAAAAACCTGATGTTTATTTCTTCTGGCAGCCATAATTGCCGCTTCATTAACCACATTAGCCAAATCAGCTCCGGAAAAACCCGGCGTTCTTTCAGCCACTTCTCTTAAATTGACATTCAAAGCCAGGGGTTTTCCCCGACAATGAATCTTCAAAATCTCCTCTCGGTCATTGATATCGGGCAGGTCTAAAATAATTCTTCTATCAAATCTTCCGGGCCTCAAAAGAGCCGGATCAAGATAGTGAGGTGCATTGGTCGCGCCCATAACAATCAACCCTTCTTCCCTACCAATTCCATCCATTTCAGCTAAAATTTGATTTAAAGTTTGCTCCCTCTCTTCGTGGCCGCCGGTAATACCGGTACCCCTGACTTTTCCAATACTGTCAATTTCATCAATAAAGATTATTGCTTTGCCTGTTTTTCTTGCTTGGTCAAATAAATTTCTGACGCGGCTATTGTGTAAAAGAATCGGTTTTTCTCCTCCAAAAAACGCTTCGTTATCGCAACCGCAAAGGTCATAGACATAGTCGTTGTAAGATTTCTTAATGATTTTAGTAATAATGGGTTTCTTCCATTGATAAGGGAATTTACTTTTTTCTCTGAAGGGATGCGATGTTTTACCAATTATCAATCTCCACGCTTTAGTTTCTGGTAAAGGATTTTTATGAATTATTCTGCCGGCCGAAGAAAATGTTTGACCAACACCAACTTGGAGGCCATGCATGCTGCAAATCCAGGCGAGTTCCCGGATAAGTTGTTGGCTAACCGAAGTAATAACAATCTTGCCATCTTTTGTCGTATAACCATCACCCTTATTGTATCCATCCAAAAAGGATAGGAAGTGCTCTCTGGGTAATTCCCAAATAAAAGAAGGTAAATGTTTAAGGTGACTACCATTACCGCAGTGTTTCTGGAAAAAATCTGCGACAATCGGCGAACTAAGCGTAATTCGTAAAGAATTAGTTTCCGGGATTTCCTTAATAGTTGGCTCAAGGCAGAAAATTTCTTTTAATAATTGGACGCAATCATTATGAAGTTCTTTTTCGTGAAGACCGAAAACAAACTGAGTATAATATTCTGTGATTCGGCCTTCAGCCGTGTAGTAACCAAAAAGTCTCATTAATTTTGGTGTTACTTTAATTCTCGAAAGAGTATTGTTGCTGAAAACATTAGCGCTGAAAAATCGCGGCTGGTGGTAACCAAGCTGCCAATTCTTAACCGTTACTTGAGAGACACCGATTTCTTTTCCGATAACCGCCCGACTCAAGACAGATTGATGCTCTAAGGCGAAATTATACTTCCATTGTTCTTCAGCTAATCGGTTGTCAAAAAGATCGAGTTCTAAATTAACCGCCTCGGGAAATTGGTGGGCTCGAATTTTATGAGTAGTTCCTAGGCCGGGAATAAATTCACTTCTTACTTTGAATGGAAGATTAACTAAAATGTCGCCGGGCTTTAATTCACTCGCCTTTTTAACCGCAATCATATTGCCGCTTCTGACGAAAATACTGTGGTCGCCAGTTGTTTTGATTAAGCCGCCGCGATAATAAATTCCGTAAATTTCATTAACTTTATGACGAAGGACAGATTGAATATTCGTCCATCTACTGCCGCCGAAAAATTTTTTCTTATCTGACTTAGCGCCGTAAAATTTTGTGGCCAATGGTTGAAATCCCAAGCTTTGGACATTATTGACAGGCCTAATAAACCCAGACTCGCTTTCTTTATAGTATTGGTCAACGAATTCTTTAATGGGTAAAAGATTTATTCCTTCGGAAGTTTTAATGAGAATTGGTGTATCGCCGCTCACTGAGGCGCCCACCCCAACAAACAATTCAATGAATTCCGAACCGGAAATTGAGAAAAAGGGAACATTGCTTTCTGATGCTATTGCTTTTGCCAACATTGTTTTTCCGGTTCCCGGGGCTCCAACCAACATAACACCTCTGGGAATTTTGGCTCCCATTTGTAAATATTTTTTGGGGGTTTTCAAGAAATCAACCACTTCCATTAATTCCTCTTTCGCTTCTTTTAAGCCGGCCACATCCTTAAAAGTGATTTTTTCTCTTGGCTGGCCTCCGGCGCCGAACAATCTTGCCCTGGCTTTGGTAAAATCAAAGGCCTGCATTGCCCCGCCCTTAGCCTGCCGCAAAATAAACCAAAAAAACAGAATCAGAAGCAAAAGGGGTAAAAAAGCAAATAAAACCGGGGCCAGCCAAACCCAAGTTCCTCCAACTTCTTTTATTTCAACTTCCAATTCTCTTAATTTTTCCTTCTCTAAACCATAATTGATTAAGGTTTGAGAAAAAGCAATTTCTGTTTCTTTTCTTGATTTAGCTTGGGTCTCGTCCTTGTAAATAATCTGAATTTCGTTGCCGATGACCGAAATTCTTTTGACTTTTCCCTGATTAATTTCTTCAACCAATTGACCGAGAGTCACCCTTTTTTCTTTTTCAGGGGGCTGAAAGAAAAAATTAAAAATAAAAGAGACCAGCAAAAAAATCAGCAAAATTAAGAGAAAATTTTTAATTAAATTTTTCATTTGAACCTTGAATTAATTTTAAGATTATTCGGTGTTCGGCTGGTTTAATCAATAAAATTTCAAATTGATATTTTTCACCTATTTTTAATTGCTCGTTCATTTTGTTTTGATTGGCGAATTCTGAAATATGACACAATCCTTGAATTTCCGGACTGATTTGGATAAAAGCGCCAAAGGGATTGATTTTAACCGCCTTACCCTCAATCAAACTTCCTTTTTCATATTTTTTCTCAATGTCCTGCCAAGGATTTTTTTTAAAAACCTTTAAAGAAAGAAATATTTTATTGTTGGAAATTTCAATAATTTTTGCCCGAACCTTCTCGCCCACCTTTACTATTTCTGAAGGATCTTCAATCAACTTCCAGTCCAATTCAGAAATATGGATTAATCCCTCAAGCGTCAAGAAATCAATTTTTTTTCTTTCCTCCTGACCATCGCTCGGAGGAATGGGGTTATCTTCCAATAAAACTTTTTTGTCTAAGGGAAATTTTAAAAAAGCGCCGAATTCAACAATTCCGGTAATTTCTCCCTCTACCACGTCGCCAACTTTATAGTTTTTTAAGAATTCTTTTACTTTTTGAGCATCTTTTAATTTTTCAGATAAAATCAGTTTTCTTTCTTTTTGGTCAAGGTCAAAAATTTTGACTTCCAGTTCCTTACCGATAAATTTTTGGAGCTCTCTCAAAATTTTTGCTTTTTCGCCATCTTCAACCCGAGGATAATGTTCGGATTTTAACTGAGAAACCGGTAGAAAGGCCATAATTCCCGACAGGTCGGCCAGGAGACCGCCCTTGTTCGCCCCGGAAATTTTAACCCTTAGTGTTTCCCCTTTTTCTTTTTTCTGTCTTAACTTTTCCCAATTAATTTCTTCACCAGCCTGACTTATTGACAGCTCAACAAAACCATCTTCGTTTTCCAGGTTTATTATCTTGGCAAAAATAGGGTCTCCGACTTTTAAATTTTTAAGAATGTCTTTGGCTTGATAAAATTCTTTTCCATAAATTATCCCTGTTTTTAAAACACCCAAATCAATAAAAACACTTGAGCGAACCTTAGCCACTATTTTTCCCTCTACAATTTCATCAATTTTCGGCACCTTTAATAAATTATTTTTTTTCAATAATTCTTTCACCCCGTTAGAAGTCTGTCTTTATATAGCTGACAGCTAATTTCAGACAGGCTTTTGTTTATTGGTTATACCCCGTTATTCCAGAGCAGAAAAAATTTAAGAAATTTTTTCTGCCAAGGACTTCTAACGGGGTTTCATATCATTTAATATGACACACTTTGTTGATTTTTTCAATAGAGATGATAAAATAATTAAAGAAGGAAAAGATATTATTCTTTTTTATTTTATATGAACATTATTTGGCGCGGTCAATTTTGTTTTCAAGTTTTAGTTAGCCGGGGCAAAAATAATCAAGTAAATATTATTATTGACCCTTTTGATGAAACAAGCGGTCTAAAAATCCCGAAATTGGAAGGAGATATTTTATTGGTTAGCCACAATAAAAATAAGAATCTCCAAGAAAAATTGAAAATGGCTTCAACCAACCCTTTTTTGATTTCCGGTCCTGGTGAATATGAAATTAAAGACGTTTTTGTCCGGGGAATTTATTTCGGAGAGAAGGAGGTTGAAAATACGGTTTAT from Candidatus Nealsonbacteria bacterium includes the following:
- a CDS encoding ATP-dependent metallopeptidase FtsH/Yme1/Tma family protein; amino-acid sequence: MKNLIKNFLLILLIFLLVSFIFNFFFQPPEKEKRVTLGQLVEEINQGKVKRISVIGNEIQIIYKDETQAKSRKETEIAFSQTLINYGLEKEKLRELEVEIKEVGGTWVWLAPVLFAFLPLLLLILFFWFILRQAKGGAMQAFDFTKARARLFGAGGQPREKITFKDVAGLKEAKEELMEVVDFLKTPKKYLQMGAKIPRGVMLVGAPGTGKTMLAKAIASESNVPFFSISGSEFIELFVGVGASVSGDTPILIKTSEGINLLPIKEFVDQYYKESESGFIRPVNNVQSLGFQPLATKFYGAKSDKKKFFGGSRWTNIQSVLRHKVNEIYGIYYRGGLIKTTGDHSIFVRSGNMIAVKKASELKPGDILVNLPFKVRSEFIPGLGTTHKIRAHQFPEAVNLELDLFDNRLAEEQWKYNFALEHQSVLSRAVIGKEIGVSQVTVKNWQLGYHQPRFFSANVFSNNTLSRIKVTPKLMRLFGYYTAEGRITEYYTQFVFGLHEKELHNDCVQLLKEIFCLEPTIKEIPETNSLRITLSSPIVADFFQKHCGNGSHLKHLPSFIWELPREHFLSFLDGYNKGDGYTTKDGKIVITSVSQQLIRELAWICSMHGLQVGVGQTFSSAGRIIHKNPLPETKAWRLIIGKTSHPFREKSKFPYQWKKPIITKIIKKSYNDYVYDLCGCDNEAFFGGEKPILLHNSRVRNLFDQARKTGKAIIFIDEIDSIGKVRGTGITGGHEEREQTLNQILAEMDGIGREEGLIVMGATNAPHYLDPALLRPGRFDRRIILDLPDINDREEILKIHCRGKPLALNVNLREVAERTPGFSGADLANVVNEAAIMAARRNKHQVFQEEFLESIEKVLLGPERKSHILSKKEKEIAAFHEAGHALVASSLPETEQIRKISIVARGMAAGYVLKMPTNEKKIKTKTEFLVEIATLLGGYCAEKIKFDEITTGAANDLEIASKLARKLVKEYGMSSLGPISFGEREELVFLGRELSEQRNYSEKVATQIDNEVEKFINDGRKKATEILTKKRNLLEKIARILIEKETIEKEEFEKLIGIKKSEIVKPLSKRRKSVGVKIKRV
- a CDS encoding RluA family pseudouridine synthase, encoding MPNEGLKVIYEDDDLLVIDKPAGINSDVFEKRVHRLDKETSGILLVAKNDKTLEFLQKQFQERKVEKKYLALVIGNLKNKKGATESLIGRSAGNRKKQKIYLPHEPGSQGKRIAITKYQTLQRFKDYDLIEVEPKTGRKHQIRTHFSYLGHPIAGDNLYSFKNQLRPQGLKRQFLHACYLKIKLPNNQEKEFKSELPEDLQKILKNLNLKN
- a CDS encoding S1 RNA-binding domain-containing protein, translated to MKELLKKNNLLKVPKIDEIVEGKIVAKVRSSVFIDLGVLKTGIIYGKEFYQAKDILKNLKVGDPIFAKIINLENEDGFVELSISQAGEEINWEKLRQKKEKGETLRVKISGANKGGLLADLSGIMAFLPVSQLKSEHYPRVEDGEKAKILRELQKFIGKELEVKIFDLDQKERKLILSEKLKDAQKVKEFLKNYKVGDVVEGEITGIVEFGAFLKFPLDKKVLLEDNPIPPSDGQEERKKIDFLTLEGLIHISELDWKLIEDPSEIVKVGEKVRAKIIEISNNKIFLSLKVFKKNPWQDIEKKYEKGSLIEGKAVKINPFGAFIQISPEIQGLCHISEFANQNKMNEQLKIGEKYQFEILLIKPAEHRIILKLIQGSNEKFN
- the rplS gene encoding 50S ribosomal protein L19, whose amino-acid sequence is MKTKLETFIKLQSKINLADIRPGDTVKVYQKIPVFVKAVAGKKKDLSVERKEKVQVFEGMVLARKHGKEIGATITVRKVISGIGCEKIFPLHSPLIEKIEILKRGKVRRAKLYYLRKAKGKRAKLKKGEFIKDAVEEKPEKEKTER